Below is a genomic region from Pirellulales bacterium.
TCGGGTTCTCGAGGCCGAGCTTGAGATGCTCGTTCATCCAGCGATACATCACGGCGCGGCTGACGTAGTTGTAGTTGTGCGGGAATTGCAAGAGCGGCCGCGCCATCACCAGCTTGGGCACGCCGAGCATCGCGTAATGTCGTTCTAGCTCCGGAAATCCCTTGGTCGCGATTTCCTTCGTCCAATCGTCGGCGGCGGTCATTCCGAGTGGCCGAGGGGCAGCCATCGCGGCGAACTCGATGTTGCCGGTGCCGATCCGCAGATAGCAGCAGTTCTCGCAGGTGCAGCCGCCTTGCATAGCTGTCGAAACCATCACGGCCGGAAACAGCACGGCCGGCCGCGAGTCGATCGCGCCGATCAGCATCGTTTGCGTTCCGCCGCCGCTCTCGCCGGTCACGCCAATCCGCTTCGGATCGACGTCGGGCAATTCGCTGAACCAATCGAGCACGCGCAATGAGTTGTACGTTTGCAACCCCATAATCGATTGCAGGTGCAACTCGGCCTGCGGGCTGAAGAAGCCCCAGTTGGTCGGCGTTTCCATTTCGGGGCGAAACTGCTTATAGCGATGAGCGACAGCTTCCGAGATCTGCACGCTGTCCGCATAGCCGACCATGTCCCACATGAATGCGATGCAGCCCATGCGGGCCAAAGTGACGCAGCGGGCCTGCAGCGGATATCGCCCGCCGACGTCGAACCGCTCGGCCCCATCGACGAATTGCTGCCGGACTTCTTTGAGCGCCGTTTCATTGAACCGGCCACCGGGGAAATGTCCGTGCGGACAAAGCACGCCGGGCAGCTTGCCTGATTTTCCCTTCGGTCGATAGAGGCTGCCGGTGACGAAGAAGCCCGGATAGCTTTCCAAATAAACTTTTTCAACGGTGTAACCATCGCGATCTACGGGGCCGTGGACCACGGCATTGGGCGGCGTCTTGGTCGGCATCGGCCATAGCCCGGCGGCCACGAGCAACTGCCGCCGCAACTGCTCCGATCGTTCGTGCCAAGCCTCGGGCGTCGAACATGGGGCGAACGGGAAATAACCGTTGAAGTCTTTGAGCGGACCGAGTCGGCTGTCTTCAGGCAGCCTGCCGACAGGAAGAACCCGCGGCGCTTCAGCGCGAGCGATTGTGGTCATCGCCGGCACGACGCTGGGCAACATCGTTGCGGCGATCAAGACGATGCGCCAGCGGCAGCGACGGGCATGTACACTCATCGAAACGTGCATTATTCCACCGAAGGGAATGGCGGCCGGGCAGTGAACGAACTGAATCTCGCGATTTCAAATCTGCGAATCCGAGACTCCAGAACCCCTGATTCTAGTCGCCGCAATTTCGTGTACCAGTCGTGTAAACGTTTCTCCACGATCGGCGTAGTCGTGAAATTGATCGAGGCTCGCACACGCGGGAGACAGCAGAATCGCATCGCCGGGGCGGGATTGGCGCCAACACCAAGCGAGCGCGTCGTCAAGACGTTCGGTCTGCTGGCGGCAAAAATGCGGAGTAAGGATAGAGAACAAGTTGTCGAGCAGGTTTCCGGTCGCCCCGAAGAGGGCCGCTCCGCGCGCTTGCCGACCGACTGCCGCAACCAGCGCGCTGAGTTCGACCTGTTTGTCGCTGCCCCCCAATAGGATCCAAGTCGGTCGGTCCAACGCGTTGAGAGCGGCGATCGCGGCCTCCGGCGTAGTTGATTTCGAGTCATTGAAGAGCTGCCGGCCGTCGGTTTCCGCGATGAGCTTCAGGCGGTGAGGCAGGCCGGTGAATTCCGATAAGCCTCGAACGGCAGATTCTCGATGGGCGCCGGCCAAAGTTGCCGCGGCCGCCGCCAGCGCGGCATTGGCGCGATTATGGCGGCCGCGAATCCGCAACGATGGAATATCGGCGTCGTCCCACGGCAGGACGGAAGTTCCGCGATCGAACAGCCGTTGCTTCGATCGCCGATAGTGCTCGACACTGCCGTGCCAGTCGAGATGGTTCGAAGCGAAACTCGTGAGCAAAGCGACTTGCGGCCAACGGGCATCATCGGCGAGCCAATGCAGTTGAAAGCTGCTCAGTTCGAGCACGATCCAATCGTTCGGGCGGATTTGCGGAAGATCAGCGAGCAAACTGCGGCCGATGTTGCCCCCGAGCCACGCGCGGCGGCCGGCCGCGTTGAGCATTGCGGCCGTCATCGCGGCGGTCGTCGATTTTCCATTCGTGCCGGTAACACCAATCACCGGCGCGGGGCATGCCGCAAGAAACATCTCAATCTCCGAAGTGACTTCGGCCCCCGCCTGTCGCGCCAGCTCAACTAGCGGATTGCCGGGGCGCACTGCCGGATTGACGACGACTAGATCGACATTCATAAAGTCGCGGTCGTCATGGTCACCGAAATGGAATCGCTTGATGGGCACGCCGGCGAGTGCGTCGAGCGAATCGGCGAGCGCAGTGGCGTCCGCCAAGTCGGTCACGGTAACGATCGCTCCCTGCTCGGCCAAATAGCGCGCCGCCGCCGCGCCGCCGCCATGCCGCCCCAGTCCCATCACAGTCGCTCGGCGTCCGTGGAATCGCATGTTTTTCGGAATGAGAAGAGATCGGCGACGATTCGTGCTCTGCCATCCGCGCCCCTTGCCGATTATGATAACGATTTGGCCCGCGACCCAAATAGCAGAGTAGTGCGCAGTGTCGAATTCCAAGGGGTTCATTTCGTTGCGCGGTGTGGAGGTCCACAACCTCAAGCATGTGAACCTCGACATTCCGCATCGCAAGCTGGTGGCCCTCTGCGGATTGAGCGGCAGCGGGAAGACGAGCCTGGCTCTCGACACGCTCTACGCTGAAGGGCAACGGCGCTATATCGAGAGCTTTTCCGCCTACACGCGGCAGTTCTTCGAGCGATTGGAAAAGCCGGCGGCGGAGAAAATCACCGGTATTCCGCCGGCCATCGCCGTCACCCATAAGACCACCAGCCGCTCCAGCCGGTCAACGGTCGGGACGGTGATCGAGGCCAACGATCATCTGCGCCTCCTAATGGCCCGGATCGGACAGGTGGTCTGCCAAACCTGTGGTCATCCGGTTCGCCGCGAAACGCCCGAGAGCACGGCGGAGATCCTCGCTGGCCTGCCGACCGGCACACGATATATGCTGGCCTTTCAAGCCTTACCCGATGCCAAT
It encodes:
- a CDS encoding alpha/beta hydrolase family protein, with the translated sequence MSVHARRCRWRIVLIAATMLPSVVPAMTTIARAEAPRVLPVGRLPEDSRLGPLKDFNGYFPFAPCSTPEAWHERSEQLRRQLLVAAGLWPMPTKTPPNAVVHGPVDRDGYTVEKVYLESYPGFFVTGSLYRPKGKSGKLPGVLCPHGHFPGGRFNETALKEVRQQFVDGAERFDVGGRYPLQARCVTLARMGCIAFMWDMVGYADSVQISEAVAHRYKQFRPEMETPTNWGFFSPQAELHLQSIMGLQTYNSLRVLDWFSELPDVDPKRIGVTGESGGGTQTMLIGAIDSRPAVLFPAVMVSTAMQGGCTCENCCYLRIGTGNIEFAAMAAPRPLGMTAADDWTKEIATKGFPELERHYAMLGVPKLVMARPLLQFPHNYNYVSRAVMYRWMNEHLKLGLENP
- the murD gene encoding UDP-N-acetylmuramoyl-L-alanine--D-glutamate ligase, whose product is MRFHGRRATVMGLGRHGGGAAAARYLAEQGAIVTVTDLADATALADSLDALAGVPIKRFHFGDHDDRDFMNVDLVVVNPAVRPGNPLVELARQAGAEVTSEIEMFLAACPAPVIGVTGTNGKSTTAAMTAAMLNAAGRRAWLGGNIGRSLLADLPQIRPNDWIVLELSSFQLHWLADDARWPQVALLTSFASNHLDWHGSVEHYRRSKQRLFDRGTSVLPWDDADIPSLRIRGRHNRANAALAAAAATLAGAHRESAVRGLSEFTGLPHRLKLIAETDGRQLFNDSKSTTPEAAIAALNALDRPTWILLGGSDKQVELSALVAAVGRQARGAALFGATGNLLDNLFSILTPHFCRQQTERLDDALAWCWRQSRPGDAILLSPACASLDQFHDYADRGETFTRLVHEIAATRIRGSGVSDSQI